A stretch of Coccidioides posadasii str. Silveira chromosome 2, complete sequence DNA encodes these proteins:
- a CDS encoding uncharacterized protein (EggNog:ENOG410PM9Y~COG:S~TransMembrane:1 (o407-431i)~MEROPS:MER0003669) produces the protein MAAPLAIPSGSDWIGYDGNWSPVAIRVGSPSQWMNVLPNTGSSETWVIGRGGCDSTMKCRTERGGLFLSNESSTWNEVGFYELGNTLQLGHAGIGDYGLDIISMDNQLDLEDQVVSILNTTEWWIGSLGLGTKKTTFTGSEKLSVLSTLVENRSLVPSHSYGYTAGASYRLKGVRSSLTFGGVDRNRFVENNVTFTLSPDDLPVVTVKSIKVSTNLKPLGSNLVFRPLDALERYTIDSSTPFFWFPEYVCTAFAEELGLEYNDTLQLYTYGPNSSKYDNVTNSNISFTFTLSDLPGSRESVDITLPFSAFDHELSYPFPKLDANASSQALRYFPIRKTSDTKKFTLGRAFLQEVYLAVDFERRNFSISQAKFPSDGGIEMDLVAISRPPDSSYKGPSDSRRRLSKGAAAGIGVGVSIVVIVAACVVATSCLRRRKRELLLEPNEKEQQQERRRRYWKFWRSSDSPSPSELLGDEHFVAEAPADSSVSRFELPGSSVPAELEASEVTNPLYSANRKRRNGSDAPPAYEHRNTEDFAETVTSNRRLSPGTGPPVYVLSDVPLDTDDYETYLVSPLAMSSTFNGSHSTTGPSPLTPSADRSFSGSFPQASSQSVSPPGNPASSRINISNTGTHSPVFENVQGTDGSLPPSTEAPRVVRRKFSWEE, from the exons ATGGCGGCTCCCTTAGCCATCCCTTCGGGGTCCGATTG GATTGGGTATGACGGGAACTGGAGCCC TGTCGCAATCCGAGTCGGTTCCCCGTCGCAATGGATGAATGTGCTTCCAAATACAGGTAGTTCAGAGACATGGGTGATTGGACGCGGAGGATGTGACTCGA CTATGAAATGTCGTACAGAACGCGGCGGCCTCTTTCTTTCGAACGAGTCGAGCACATGGAATGAAGTCGGTTTCTACGAGCTGGGCAATACCCTTCAACTGGGACACGCAGGCATTGGAGACTATGGGCTCGATATTATATCCATGGATAACCAGCTAGATCTAGAGGATCAAGTTGTTAGCATTCTTAACACGACCGAATGGTGGATTGGATCCCTGGGGTTGGGAACTAAGAAGACGACTTTTACCGGTAGTGAGAAGCTGTCGGTCCTTAGCACGTTGGTGGAGAATCGAAGCCTGGTGCCGAGTCATAGCTACGGGTATACTGCAGGTGCATCTTATC GGCTCAAAGGTGTCCGGTCCTCTCTCACCTTTGGGGGCGTTGACAGGAATCGATTCgttgagaacaatgttaCTTTCACTCTATCTCCAGACGATCTCCCCGTTGTGACGGTCAAATCTATCAAAGTCTCAACAAACCTCAAACCTCTTGGATCGAACCTTGTCTTCCGCCCTCTGGACGCACTGGAGCGCTACACTATCGATTCTTCTACTCCTTTCTTTTGGTTTCCGGAATATGTCTGTACTGCGTTTGCTGAAGAGCTCGGCCTAGAATATAACGACACGCTCCAGCTTTATACGTATGGACCAAACTCCTCGAAGTACGACAATGTGACGAATTCCAACATATCATTCACGTTTACGCTCTCCGATCTTCCAGGCTCTAGAGAGTCGGTCGATATCACCCTTCCCTTCTCTGCGTTTGACCACGAGCTCTCTTACCCCTTTCCCAAATTGGATGCTAACGCCAGTTCACAAGCCCTTCGTTACTTTCCTATCCGAAAAACATCAGATACGAAAAAGTTCACTCTAGGAAGAGCATTCCTACAAGAAGTCTATCTAGCCGTTGACTTTGAACGACGAAACTTTTCGATATCTCAAGCCAAGTTTCCCTCTGATGGTGGTATCGAAATGGACCTAGTCGCAATATCTCGCCCGCCAGATAGCTCATATAAAGGACCTTCCGATTCACGGAGGCGTTTGTCGAAAGGCGCCGCAGCTGGTATCGGCGTAGGCGTCAGTATTGTCGTTATTGTCGCAGCATGTGTCGTGGCTACATCCTGCCTTCGCAGGAGAAAGCGTGAATTGCTATTGGAGCCCAATGAAAAAGAGCAGCAACAAGAGCGGAGGCGGCGATACTGGAAGTTCTGGCGCTCGTCGGATTCACCTTCTCCATCTGAACTGCTTGGGGATGAGCATTTCGTCGCAGAAGCCCCGGCAGACTCCTCAGTGAGTCGATTCGAGCTTCCTGGCTCCTCTGTGCCGGCTGAGCTTGAAGCTTCCGAAGTGACGAACCCTCTCTACAGTGCCAACAGAAAGAGGCGGAATGGATCCGATGCTCCTCCCGCTTACGAACATAGAAATACTGAAGATTTCGCAGAAACAGTGACATCAAACAGGCGTTTATCGCCCGGCACGGGGCCTCCTGTATATGTGTTGTCCGACGTTCCACTGGATACCGATGACTATGAAACATATCTAGTCAGCCCGCTGGCTATGTCCTCAACGTTTAACGGCAGCCATAGCACAACGGGCCCTTCTCCGTTGACACCTTCAGCAGATCGATCGTTCAGCGGGTCTTTCCCTCAGGCTAGCTCTCAGTCGGTGTCGCCACCCGGAAATCCTGCTTCTAGCCGGATCAATATTTCGAACACAGGAACACACAGCCCGGTATTCGAGAATGTTCAGGGGACGGATGGCTCGCTTCCACCGTCGACTGAAGCACCACGTGTAGTGAGAAGAAAATTCAGTTGGGAAGAATGA
- the HSP10_1 gene encoding 10 kDa heat shock protein (EggNog:ENOG410PPNQ~COG:O) encodes MALRNIKNLMPLLDRVLVQRIKAETKTASGIFLPESSVKELNEARVLAVGPGAIDKQGNRITMSVAAGDKVLIPQYGGSPVKVGDEEFTLFRDHELLAKIKE; translated from the exons ATG GCTCTTCGCAACATCAAGAACCTTATGCCTCTCTTGGACCGTGTCCTTGTCCAGAGGATAAAGGCTGAGACTAAGACCGCTTCCGGCATCTTCCTTCCCGAGAGCTCCGTCAAGGAACTCAACGAAGCCCGTGTTTTGGCCGTCGGTCCCGGTGCCATTGACAAGCAGGGAAATAGAATTACTATGAGCGTTGCTGCTGGCGACAAAGTTTTGATTCCCCAG TACGGTGGAAGCCCCGTGAAGGTCGGCGACGAAGAGTTCACATTGTTCCGCGACCATGA ACTTTTGGCCAAGATCAAAGAGTAA
- a CDS encoding uncharacterized protein (EggNog:ENOG410PGV7~COG:S), producing MLLREREADVQAPRSIKLIYRSIMATPSESQSRTSTPRSFATQTVSAEDLLKSQTVGLVNLSEFRKRRADILEQKEREAHDKSLGRLSVGNSRSATPSFGDVTDGGVTGQSDSAQPPRKKRNKKAKSKLSFDDDENDAETELLTGVSPVSRDTRSPSKNTSDGTPQPRIRKLAPNPNLTIPAPKAMTKASIEAEAQMRDVLRKEFLVIQEKVKATEILIPFVFYDGTNIPAGKVKVKKGDPVWLFLDRCRKVGAELGVGGAGGGGKGRRDNRREWARVGVDDLMLVRGDIIIPHHYEFYYFIANRVPSFTSSGGLLFDYSNTSPAEDDQESTLPLEGADMDPTLTKVVDRRWFERNKHIFPASLWREFEPGKEFEEKMRGVRRDNQGNTFFF from the exons ATGCTGCTTCGAGAGCGCGAAGCAGACGTGCAAGCTCCAAGAAGCATCAAACTTATCTATCGAAGTATAATGGCTACACCCTCGGAATCTCAAAGCCGAACTTCAACTCCGCGATCATTCGCAACCCAAACGGTGTCCGCAGAGGACCTCTTAAAGTCCCAAACGGTCGGGTTAGTTAATTTATCAGAGTTCCGTAAACGACGAGCGGATATTCTTGAGCAGAAAGAACGAGAAGCCCATGATAAGTCATTAGGCCGGCTGAGCGTTGGAAACTCAAGGAGTGCCACTCCATCATTTGGGGATGTTACAGATGG TGGTGTGACAGGTCAAAGCGATTCGGCGCAGCCACCACGAAAGAAGAGGAACAAGAAGGCTAAAAGCAAATTATCATTTGACGATGACGAGAACGACGCTGAAACGGAACTTCTGACCGGGGTATCTCCAGTCTCCAGAGATACCCGATCTCCATCCAAAAACACCAGCGACGGAACGCCTCAGCCGCGCATTCGAAAACTGGCACCAAATCCAAATCTAACTATTCCGGCACCCAAAGCCATGACAAAGGCTTCGATCGAAGCCGAAGCTCAGATGCGGGATGTGCTCAGAAAAGAGTTTTTGGTTATTCAAGAGAAAGTGAAAGCTACTGAGATACTCATTCCATTTGTTTTCTACGATGGAACAAATATACCTGCCGGGAAAGTTAAAGTAAAGAAAGGTGATCCAGTATGGCTGTTCCTGGATCGATGTCGTAAAGTTGGGGCAGAATTAGGCGTTGGGGGTGCTGGTGGTGGAGGAAAAGGGCGAAGAGATAATCGCCGAGAATGGGCGAGAGTCGGTGTGGACGATCTGATGTTGGTACGAGGAGATATTATCATACCTCAC CATTACGAGTTTTACTATTTCATCGCGAACCGAGTGCCATCTTTTACGAGTAGTGGGGGGTTGTTGTTCGACTATTCAAACACTTCACCCGCTGAAGACGATCAGGAATCGACTCTACCCCTTGAAGGAGCGGACATGGACCCGACATTGACGAAGGTCGTCGACCGAAGATGGTTCGAAAGGAATAAACATATATTCCCGGCAAGCCTTTGGCGCGAATTCGAGCCTGGGAAAGAATTTGAAGAGAAAATGCGAGGTGTCAGACGGGATAACCAGGGGAATACGTTCTTTTTCTAA
- a CDS encoding uncharacterized protein (EggNog:ENOG410PHZ2~COG:S~TransMembrane:7 (i53-73o147-166i187-205o372-393i405-425o445-469i631-651o)~BUSCO:1590at33183) produces METVTAAVPSSPSSGSTFPTSVYDHTSFSNTTSSPLALLPSIPKEFIMLSLRFIYRVELFLFVTLPGSVVRALGLDRLVGSLIERGADLIGELDGVIDGGTVDAVAGGMEIAGTDGVAGAAAAAEAANESGFSFGEMLYSLKRFSGFFNYMTSKWSIGCFAVALILNRVSIYASTRRHLSLKWNRRLLLRIIPIILFATQIVSLLRACRCQTSPDYALLRYGKSKPVSTFDYAGEGGFLYKLSSFLLQWEDDRASCSAVSMAQPAEPGKAMYGSFSLLWPAFLRLCLGHFVETLSCALQGRPVATEAGMSVFEHSLAFAEAETMLTQSIGLGLFGNIKAAGSAEAENAMASGTAKILTRNQALERLNVTPELLLITLISTSNSLTSNILDVFGKQSRYRLINTTIWGLCFMAAILWGVFNLSILGHDATVLRFPTVCIVGFVPHLLILVGILTCGVIYLLALLLTACSLPSDLPRPTSFRERLALAHANMQGSSQVQNIRFNPHDDFYTTLVRIGYSSLTAASEAVFLNEGKGVVAKRMTWLEEDRLAEILASRSGNNPRSGITSVNPPFEADDGLDFKIPDGNSEWQTGYSQEKKFEKRRRGARSVKNETSLGSVGAFQGPARFHHGFTFLKGIFFLLVGWIAFGLVRLLERVGIVNRPQWLIKLAGTARKAAGTKRTIHQRSLDFWILTDEGVLQLPETNDFDVEQEMRKREMMHHGSWGEPQETQFEKKLYNWWKLGGAWGEKDESGDYNPPSDDWDDSTSVVSVSTDGEWESDLPDGRKTPTQEDPYPPSLPEPRSTTPDTLIDTASLARLLNPKDRETRLEARILSSHLLAGQEGRIMTRSQFKRQTEMERARVLTASRSPHPYFSRASEASNGGGRPSAEEEAEILEKLILSRRRSDHGQSSANSDSAWETGATGLGPSGPQCVVCQAAPRSIITWPCRCLCICEECRVSLAMNNFGSCVTCRRDVAGFVRLWVP; encoded by the exons ATGGAGACGGTAACGGCAGCAGTTCCTTCGTCCCCCTCGTCGGGGAGCACCTTTCCAACATCGGTCTACGATCACACCAGCTTTTCGAACACGACGTCGTCTCCCCTAGCTCTTCTCCCTTCGATCCCGAAAGAATTCATTATGCTTTCACTCCGCTTCATATACCGTGTTGAACTCTTCCTTTTCGTTACACTACCTGGTTCAGTGGTTCGAGCATTGGGACTGGACAGGCTGGTGGGTTCATTGATAGAAAGAGGCGCAGATCTAATTGGAGAATTGGACGGCGTTATTGATGGTGGTACTGTGGACGCTGTTGCTGGCGGAATGGAGATTGCCGGAACAGACGGGGTTGCGGGGGCGGCGGCAGCAGCGGAAGCTGCTAATGAGTCGGGGTTTTCCTTTGGGGAGATGCTATATAGCTTGAAGAGATTCAGTGGGTTTTTCAACTATATGACGAGCAAATGGTCGATTGGTTGTTTTGCTGTG GCTCTCATATTGAATCGCGTCAGTATCTATGCTTCCACTCGCCGGCATCTATCTCTAAAGTGGAACCGAAGGCTTCTCTTACGGATAATCCCAATTATCTTGTTTGCTACTCAAATTGTTTCCTTATTGAGAGCATGTCGTTGCCAAACTTCGCCAGATTATGCCTTGTTGCGTTATGGAAAATCCAAACCGGTGTCAACTTTTGACTACGCTGGCGAAGGAGGCTTCCTGTACAAGTTAAGCTCTTTTCTCTTACAATGGGAGGACGATAGGGCGTCATGCAGCGCAGTTTCTATGGCGCAACCAGCGGAACCAGGGAAAGCCATGTACGgctctttctctcttctttggCCAGCTTTCTTGCGCTTGTGCCTAGGCCATTTCGTGGAAACCCTCTCATGTGCACTTCAAGGGAGGCCCGTGGCCACGGAGGCGGGGATGTCTGTATTTGAACATTCTCTTGCTTTTGCGGAGGCCGAAACCATGCTCACCCAATCCATTGGACTCGGATTGTTTGGCAATATCAAAGCAGCTGGTTCCGCCGAGGCTGAAAACGCCATGGCTTCCGGTACAGCCAAAATCCTTACTCGAAACCAGGCCCTAGAAAGACTGAATGTCACACCGGAACTCTTGCTAATTACCCTTATTTCGACGTCGAATAGCTTAACATCGAATATCCTTGACGTTTTTGGGAAACAAAGCCGATATCGATTGATTAACACAACGATTTGGGGCCTTTGCTTTATGGCTGCTATCCTGTGGGGAGTTTTCAATTTGTCGATCTTAGGCCACGATGCTACAGTTCTCAGGTTCCCTACAGTTTGCATTGTGGGATTTGTGCCACACCTCCTCATTTTGGTTGGCATTTTAACTTGTGGCGTAATATACCTACTTGCCCTTCTTTTGACTGCTTGTTCTCTCCCTTCGGATCTACCTCGCCCAACCTCGTTTCGAGAAAGGCTAGCTCTTGCCCACGCAAATATGCAGGGTTCGTCACAGGTTCAAAACATAAGATTCAATCCCCACGATGACTTCTATACGACGCTGGTGAGGATAGGGTATTCGTCGCTGACCGCAGCAAGTGAGGCTGTTTTCCTGAACGAAGGAAAGGGTGTAGTCGCGAAAAGGATGACATGGCTAGAAGAAGACAGATTAGCGGAGATTTTGGCATCTCGATCTGGAAATAATCCACGATCAGGTATAACTTCAGTTAACCCGCCGTTCGAGGCTGATGACGGTCTTGATTTCAAAATCCCGGATGGGAATTCAGAATGGCAGACTGGATACTCTCAGGAGAAGAAGTTTGAGAAAAGGAGGCGCGGTGCTCGATCTGTGAAAAACGAGACCAGCCTTGGAAGCGTTGGCGCATTTCAGGGTCCTGCAAGATTTCATCACGGGTTTACCTTTTTAAAAGGCATTTTCTTCCTCTTAGTTGGGTGGATTGCCTTCGGTTTGGTGCGGCTATTGGAGCGCGTCGGAATTGTAAATCGTCCACAATGGTTGATCAAGTTGGCCGGCACAGCACGCAAGGCCGCGGGCACAAAGCGGACAATACATCAACGGTCGTTGGATTTCTGGATACTTACAGATGAAGGTGTGCTCCAACTTCCCGAAACCAATGATTTTGACGTGGAGCAAGAAATGCGAAAGAGGGAAATGATGCATCATGGGTCCTGGGGAGAACCTCAAGAAACGCAGTTTGAAAAGAAGCTTTACAACTGGTGGAAACTCGGTGGAGCATGGGGCGAAAAGGACGAAAGTGGTGACTATAACCCCCCATCAGATGATTGGGATGATAGCACGAGTGTTGTGTCGGTATCTACAGATGGTGAGTGGGAGTCGGATCTTCCAGACGGCCGCAAGACCCCCACACAAGAGGATCCATATCCACCCAGCTTGCCCGAACCCAGGTCTACAACGCCAGATACCTTGATTGACACAGCTTCTCTGGCACGATTATTAAATCCGAAAGACCGTGAAACCAGGTTGGAAGCTCGCATACTTTCCTCCCACTTGCTCGCCGGACAGGAGGGCAGGATCATGACGCGGAGTCAGTTTAAGAGACAAACAGAGATGGAAAGAGCTCGAGTTCTAACTGCAAGCCGATCTCCCCACCCCTACTTTTCACGTGCATCAGAAGCATCAAACGGGGGAGGACGTCCTtcagctgaagaagaagctgagATACTCGAGAAGCTCATCCTCTCGCGACGGCGGAGCGACCACGGGCAGTCATCGGCTAACAGTGACTCGGCTTGGGAGACTGGTGCAACAGGCTTGGGGCCTTCAGGCCCGCAATGTGTTGTTTGCCAGGCTGCCCCAAGATCGATTATCACTTGGCCTTGTCGCTGCCTTTGCATCTGCGAAGAATGCAGAGTCAGCCTTGCAATGAACAACTTTGGAAGTTGCGTCACCTGCCGACGGGACGTAGCCGGTTTTGTGAGATTATGGGTTCCATGA
- the HSP10_2 gene encoding 10 kDa heat shock protein (SECRETED:SignalP(1-21)~EggNog:ENOG410PPNQ~COG:O), with protein MLPRFTVLWAIGLTIIDMVAGSHLATPTKPDDAFVPRYSPFIHEHPPTRVVVRDELDTRQNPTVPPVWGNPREPPPQRPPRLEPNAEVDAVSKRQERLRSISRAGHNHPSGTEGSPAKRSFGLQKRRCLTLQPIPPDCDEVTKGKDSNGHLH; from the exons ATGCTTCCTCGATTCACCGTACTATGGGCCATTGGCTTGACCATTATTGACATGGTCGCGGGTAGCCATTTGGCTACACCTACCAAGCCCGATGACGCCTTTGTCCCGCGTTATTCTCCCTTCATCCATGAACATCCTCCCACCAGAGTAGTGGTCCGAGACGAG CTTGATACGCGGCAAAATCCAACAGTGCCGCCTGTTTGGGGGAATCCTCGCGAGCCTCCACCACAACGCCCGCCAAGATTAGAGCCTAACGCTGAAGTGGATGCTGTATCCAAACGTCAGGAACGGCTTAGATCAATTTCTCGAGCGGGTCATAACCATCCATCAGGGACGGAAGGCTCTCCAGCAAAGAGATCCTTTGGCCTTCAAAAGAGACGCTGCCTGACTCTTCAGCCGATACCTCCAGACTGCGATGAGGTGACGAAAGGTAAAGATTCCAACGGTCATCTCCATTAG
- the FIP1 gene encoding cleavage polyadenylation factor subunit fip1 (EggNog:ENOG410PQ13~COG:A~BUSCO:15209at33183), producing MATIEEEDDDLYNPVDTIPGHERASDAAGDAGMEIENREEEIEEEEEDEDDFNIITEAPEPVTVPPTQPQQPSAFKAEVQRPSLGDSGSIPKTTTPSFPKAEISTSQPAATKPLAPQKPGSLYPAQHTSSIDVSANPIHPATSKPILSTDLDDDFPGEDDKPWRRPGSDISDYFNYGFDEFTWASYCLKQQDLRKEVGDQKKQLQEMQAFLGLAPGGMPGMPGPPQPPPAGVPGPGGGPPQRAGPQNVMPGMPPGMPELSADMMQGMLAGMMAQGLDPSSMDPMTFMQHAQAMLGGGQPGTGTPQAAQPGYGAQPPGQGYGGQPGGQQQMGYGGYDQRGAAFGGGMRGKGIRRW from the exons ATGGCAACtatagaagaagaagatgatgatctGTACAACCCTGTGGACACTATTCCCGGCCACGAGAGAGCCTCAGACGCAGCTGGAGATGCCGGAATGGAGATTGAGAACCGGGAAGAGGAAatagaagaggaggaagaagatgag GATGATTTCAATATCATCACAGAAGCTCCAGAGCCCGTAACTGTACCTCCAAC GCAACCCCAACAACCCAGCGCATTTAAAGCCGAAGTTCAGCGACCATCGCTCGGTGATTCCGGAAGCATACCGAAGACCACGACACCTTCTTTCCCTAAAGCTGAAATTTCCACGTCACAGCCCGCTGCGACTAAACCTCTTGCCCCTCAAAAGCCGGGATCGTTGTATCCAGCTCAGCACACCTCTTCAATTGATGTTTCTGCCAATCCTATCCATCCCGCTACCTCCAAACCTATTTTATCTACCGATCTAGATGACGATTTCCCCGGAGAAGACGATAAACCCTGGCGGCGACCCGGCTCCGATATAAGTGACTATTTCAACTATGGCTTTGATGAATTCACATGGGCAAGCTACTGCTTGAAGCAGCAGGATCTGCGGAAAGAAGTTGGCGACCAGAAAAAACAGCTCCAGGAAATGCAGGCGTTCCTTGGTCTAGCGCCAGGAGGGATGCCTGGGATGCCAGGTCCTCCACAACCGCCACCGGCAGGAGTCCCGGGTCCAGGAGGAGGTCCTCCACAGCGAGCAGGCCCGCAGAACGTAATGCCGGGTATGCCGCCTGGGATGCCAGAACTGTCGGCGGATATGATGCAAGGCATGCTCGCCGGCATGATGGCTCAAGGTTTAGACCCCTCATCAATGGACCCTATGACATTTATGCAACATGCACAAGCCATGCTGGGAGGCGGACAGCCAGGAACTGGGACTCCTCAAGCAGCGCAGCCGGGGTATGGAGCGCAGCCACCCGGGCAAGGGTATGGCGGACAGCCTGGTGGTCAACAACAGATGGGCTATGGTGGCTACGACCAGCGTGGAGCGGCATTTGGTGGCGGAATGCGTGGAAAGGGCATTCGAAGATGGTAA
- a CDS encoding uncharacterized protein (EggNog:ENOG410PGV7~COG:S) — protein sequence MAQALDICLRCNSLQCRSSLTERAIVTTCSHIFCLKCADRLDLARSTGTDRQCPACQTSLLNPDDVVSTVLNPTDDYKTSVLSGLDPNTIMEFYQEYLVKNLTDKYTALNRQMDKVVHDANSEMTSLHQRIADLKSSQQQLQKKNQELVELYRDKSKRHAQITNLYNILKSRTMRSQLQTAVSDTVAHTLQSLGTSGSQTSNGFEPLMPVSSSQRLAQCNDSSTIFNSNTIEHFHRQQRSGSSNSQINSTMMPPPTGILPSFRESNHPHAVVQQSHRTQIPPPSRSMNSAEARVHQGQQKFISPARPFGLLHRSPNNSDPNRTLHTSPNNYGLSAGVKIGRPNDSNFTTAEVRREVFSRPAL from the exons ATGGCCCAAGCTTTAGATATTTGTCTGCGATGCAACTCGCTACAATGCCGTTCCAGTCTCACTGAAAGAGCCATTGTCACAACATGTTC ACATATTTTCTGCCTCAAATGCGCGGACCGCCTAGACCTGGCTAGGTCGACAGGCACAGATCGTCAATGCCCGGCTTGCCAAACCAGCCTTCTCAACCCTGACGACGTTGTTTCTACGGTTCTAAACCCGACCGATGATTATAAAACCAGTGTGCTCAGTGGACTGGATCCGAATACTATCATGGA ATTCTATCAAGAATACCTTGTGAAGAACTTGACGGATAAGTATACAGCGTTGAATAGACAGATGGACAAGGTTGTCCACGATGCCAACTCCGAGATGACGAGCCTCCACCAGCGGATTGCAG ACCTGAAATCAAGCCAACAGCAACtgcaaaagaaaaatcagGAGCTAGTGGAACTGTACCGTGATAAGAGCAAAAGGCATGCTCAAATCACAAATCTATATAACATTTTGAAAAGTCGTACCATGCGATCGCAGCTTCAAACAGCGGTTTCCGACACAGTTGCGCATACCCTGCAATCACTTGGGACGTCTGGTTCCCAGACGTCTAATGGGTTTGAGCCGTTGATGCCCGTCTCATCAAGCCAACGGCTGGCTCAGTGCAATGATTCTTCTACAATTTTCAATAGCAATACAATTGAGCATTTTCACCGGCAGCAGAGAAGCGGAAGCTCGAATAGTCAAATAAATTCGACAATGATGCCGCCACCAACCGGAATACTGCCATCTTTCCGCGAAT CCAACCATCCACATGCGGTTGTGCAACAGTCGCATCGAACTCAGATCCCCCCTCCCTCCCGCTCTATGAACTCTGCTGAAGCCAGAGTTCATCAAGGCCAACAAAAATTCATTTCCCCCGCCCGACCATTCGGCCTACTTCACCGCTCTCCGAATAATTCTGATCCAAATAGAACCCTTCATACCAGCCCAAACAATTATGGGCTTAGTGCAGGCGTCAAAATAGGGCGGCCCAACGATTCTAATTTTACAACCGCAGAAGTTCGAAGAGAAGTGTTTAGCCGACCTGCTCTCTAA